The Etheostoma cragini isolate CJK2018 chromosome 15, CSU_Ecrag_1.0, whole genome shotgun sequence genome window below encodes:
- the mief1 gene encoding mitochondrial dynamics protein MID51 isoform X1, with amino-acid sequence MAGVNGDRKGKKDDNGIGTAIDFMLSNAKLVLGVGGAAMLGIATLAVKRMYDRAISAPTSPTNMEPTGKRSWEEPAWMGSSPRVLNHGMKSTVSRSLQSLPTSSHAFEPDSLFGGFLLFLYNCLRRAVGQAAVGGSGATQSDRQRARMRLSLHEHLWEFYQNNVNIPTEEQAVARRAALDICAELRVFLHAKLPDMPLREMYLSGSLYDDLQVVTADHAQLMVPLILEKNLWSSIPGEDTIMNVPGFWLVRRENLEYFPRNSSYWDRCMVGGYLSPKSVLEVFDKLVAGSINWPAIGSVLDYIIRPVVPSETLTLEVQYETDRKLYVDFLPLLVMEDGTSLIAKPHRLAAERHENLWRQSFRVAETARLRALDQEDGGCRCACLKLAKAVCKLNPALNRLNASQLTNTILLLCEKEGDWTQEALADRFLQLLRALVGHLEAGRLQCALSPKVNLFCELTEQEVDELGYTLYCALSDPEGLLRTAVAQPPHP; translated from the exons ATGGCGGGCGTGAATGGAGACCGTAAAGGGAAGAAAGATGACAATGGGATTGGCACAGCCATTGACTTCATGCTCTCCAATGCTAAGCTTGTGCTGGGGGTGGGAGGAGCAGCCATGCTCGGCATTGCAACGCTTGCTGTCAAAAGA ATGTATGACCGTGCTATAAGTGCGCCCACCAGCCCCACCAATATGGAGCCGACGGGAAAGAGAAGCTGGGAGGAGCCCGCCTGGATGGGCTCGTCACCACGGGTACTGAACCATGGAATGAAGTCCACAGTTAGCAGGTCGCTACAGTCTCTGCCTACTTCCTCCCATGCTTTTGAACCAG ACAGCCTATTTGGAGGATTCTTGCTCTTCCTTTACA ACTGTCTGCGGAGGGCTGTGGGTCAAGCAGCTGTGGGAGGCAGCGGTGCCACTCAGTCCGACCGGCAGCGGGCCCGAATGCGTTTGTCCCTGCACGAACATCTGTGGGAGTTCTaccaaaataatgtaaacatcCCTACTGAGGAGCAGGCTGTGGCTAGGAGGGCTGCACTGGACATTTGTGCCGAACTCCGAGTTTTCCTTCATGCCAAACTGCCTGACATGCCGCTCAGAGAGATGTACCTGAGTGGCAGTCTGTACGATGACCTGCAG GTGGTGACAGCGGACCACGCCCAGCTCATGGTGCCTCTTATCTTGGAGAAGAACCTGTGGTCGTCCATCCCCGGGGAGGACACCATCATGAATGTCCCAGGTTTCTGGCTTGTCCGCAGGGAGAATTTGGAGTATTTCCCACGGAACAGCAGCTACTGGGACCGGTGCATGGTCGGAGGCTACCTCTCCCCTAAATCAGTTCTCGAGGTCTTTGACAAGCTCGTGGCTGGCTCAATCAACTGGCCAGCTATAGGGAGTGTCCTCGACTACATCATTCGTCCTGTGGTTCCCTCAGAAACACTGACCCTGGAGGTGCAGTACGAGACAGACCGGAAACTGTACGTGGACTTCCTACCGTTACTTGTGATGGAAGATGGAACCTCGCTGATAGCCAAACCACATCGACTCGCCGCAGAGCGCCACGAAAACTTGTGGCGGCAGAGCTTCCGTGTGGCCGAGACGGCGCGACTCAGGGCCCTGGACCAGGAGGACGGAGGCTGCCGGTGCGCCTGCCTAAAGCTGGCGAAGGCCGTGTGCAAGCTCAACCCTGCCCTCAACCGACTCAACGCCAGCCAACTCACCAACACCATCTTATTGCTGTGTGAAAAAGAAGGCGACTGGACCCAAGAAGCGCTGGCCGACCGGTTCCTACAGCTGCTACGAGCGCTAGTGGGACACCTAGAGGCCGGGAGGCTGCAATGTGCCCTCAGCCCTAAAGTTAACTTattctgtgagctgactgaacAAGAAGTGGACGAGCTGGGATATACGCTCTACTGCGCTCTCTCAGATCCGGAGGGGTTGTTGAGAACTGCTGTGGCACAGCCGCCCCATCCCTGA
- the mief1 gene encoding mitochondrial dynamics protein MID51 isoform X2, translated as MAGVNGDRKGKKDDNGIGTAIDFMLSNAKLVLGVGGAAMLGIATLAVKRMYDRAISAPTSPTNMEPTGKRSWEEPAWMGSSPRVLNHGMKSTVSRSLQSLPTSSHAFEPDCLRRAVGQAAVGGSGATQSDRQRARMRLSLHEHLWEFYQNNVNIPTEEQAVARRAALDICAELRVFLHAKLPDMPLREMYLSGSLYDDLQVVTADHAQLMVPLILEKNLWSSIPGEDTIMNVPGFWLVRRENLEYFPRNSSYWDRCMVGGYLSPKSVLEVFDKLVAGSINWPAIGSVLDYIIRPVVPSETLTLEVQYETDRKLYVDFLPLLVMEDGTSLIAKPHRLAAERHENLWRQSFRVAETARLRALDQEDGGCRCACLKLAKAVCKLNPALNRLNASQLTNTILLLCEKEGDWTQEALADRFLQLLRALVGHLEAGRLQCALSPKVNLFCELTEQEVDELGYTLYCALSDPEGLLRTAVAQPPHP; from the exons ATGGCGGGCGTGAATGGAGACCGTAAAGGGAAGAAAGATGACAATGGGATTGGCACAGCCATTGACTTCATGCTCTCCAATGCTAAGCTTGTGCTGGGGGTGGGAGGAGCAGCCATGCTCGGCATTGCAACGCTTGCTGTCAAAAGA ATGTATGACCGTGCTATAAGTGCGCCCACCAGCCCCACCAATATGGAGCCGACGGGAAAGAGAAGCTGGGAGGAGCCCGCCTGGATGGGCTCGTCACCACGGGTACTGAACCATGGAATGAAGTCCACAGTTAGCAGGTCGCTACAGTCTCTGCCTACTTCCTCCCATGCTTTTGAACCAG ACTGTCTGCGGAGGGCTGTGGGTCAAGCAGCTGTGGGAGGCAGCGGTGCCACTCAGTCCGACCGGCAGCGGGCCCGAATGCGTTTGTCCCTGCACGAACATCTGTGGGAGTTCTaccaaaataatgtaaacatcCCTACTGAGGAGCAGGCTGTGGCTAGGAGGGCTGCACTGGACATTTGTGCCGAACTCCGAGTTTTCCTTCATGCCAAACTGCCTGACATGCCGCTCAGAGAGATGTACCTGAGTGGCAGTCTGTACGATGACCTGCAG GTGGTGACAGCGGACCACGCCCAGCTCATGGTGCCTCTTATCTTGGAGAAGAACCTGTGGTCGTCCATCCCCGGGGAGGACACCATCATGAATGTCCCAGGTTTCTGGCTTGTCCGCAGGGAGAATTTGGAGTATTTCCCACGGAACAGCAGCTACTGGGACCGGTGCATGGTCGGAGGCTACCTCTCCCCTAAATCAGTTCTCGAGGTCTTTGACAAGCTCGTGGCTGGCTCAATCAACTGGCCAGCTATAGGGAGTGTCCTCGACTACATCATTCGTCCTGTGGTTCCCTCAGAAACACTGACCCTGGAGGTGCAGTACGAGACAGACCGGAAACTGTACGTGGACTTCCTACCGTTACTTGTGATGGAAGATGGAACCTCGCTGATAGCCAAACCACATCGACTCGCCGCAGAGCGCCACGAAAACTTGTGGCGGCAGAGCTTCCGTGTGGCCGAGACGGCGCGACTCAGGGCCCTGGACCAGGAGGACGGAGGCTGCCGGTGCGCCTGCCTAAAGCTGGCGAAGGCCGTGTGCAAGCTCAACCCTGCCCTCAACCGACTCAACGCCAGCCAACTCACCAACACCATCTTATTGCTGTGTGAAAAAGAAGGCGACTGGACCCAAGAAGCGCTGGCCGACCGGTTCCTACAGCTGCTACGAGCGCTAGTGGGACACCTAGAGGCCGGGAGGCTGCAATGTGCCCTCAGCCCTAAAGTTAACTTattctgtgagctgactgaacAAGAAGTGGACGAGCTGGGATATACGCTCTACTGCGCTCTCTCAGATCCGGAGGGGTTGTTGAGAACTGCTGTGGCACAGCCGCCCCATCCCTGA
- the napsa gene encoding napsin-A, with amino-acid sequence MTQLTCFCIIGALLITQSAAIFRVPLHKTRSARRLMSDNGMSLEELQALARSTGAPDGSPSPKVPVERLTNFLDAQYYGVISIGTPPQDFTVLFDTGSSNLWVPSIHCSFLDLACWLHHRYNSKKSSTYVQNGTKFSIRYGRGSLSGYISGDTVSVAGLPVPGQQFGEAVKQPGITFAVARFDGVLGMAYPSISVANVTPVFDTAMAAKLLPQNIFSFYISRDPKAAVGGELMLGGTDPQYYTGDLHYVNVTRKAYWQIMMSGVDVGNQLTLCKAGCQAIVDTGTSLIVGPVEEIRALHKAIGALPLLMGEYLIDCKRIPSLPAISFNIGGKTFNLTGEDYVMQESQMGRSICLSGFMAMDIPPPAGPLWILGDVFIGRYYTVFDRNADRVGFAPAK; translated from the exons ATGACACAGCTGACGTGTTTTTGCATCATCGGGGCGCTGCTGATAACACAGAGTGCCGCCATCTTCAG AGTGCCCCTTCATAAAACCAGAAGCGCACGGCGCCTGATGAGCGACAACGGGATGTCTCTGGAGGAGCTTCAGGCTTTAGCGAGGAGCACCGGAGCACCGGACGGCTCTCCCTCCCCCAAAGTCCCCGTAGAGAGGCTGACCAACTTCTTGGAT GCCCAGTACTATGGGGTGATTAGCATTGGCACCCCCCCACAGGACTTCACTGTGCTGTTTGACACCGGCTCCTCCAACCTCTGGGTCCCCTCCATTCACTGCTCCTTCCTCGATCTGGCTTGCT GGCTTCATCATCGTTACAACTCGAAGAAGTCGAGCACATACGTCCAGAATGGCACCAAGTTTTCCATCCGGTACGGCAGAGGCAGTCTGTCTGGCTACATCAGCGGCGACACTGTCTCT GTTGCAGGTCTGCCGGTTCCTGGCCAGCAGTTTGGTGAAGCGGTGAAGCAGCCTGGCATCACATTTGCAGTGGCACGGTTCGATGGGGTCCTGGGCATGGCCTACCCCTCCATATCAGTAGCTAATGTCACCCCGGTGTTTGACACGGCCATGGCGGCCAAGCTGCTGCCCCagaatattttctctttctacATAAGCAG AGACCCCAAAGCAGCGGTAGGAGGAGAGCTGATGCTGGGTGGGACAGACCCCCAGTACTACACCGGAGACCTGCACTATGTCAATGTCACACGAAAGGCCTACTGGCAGATCATGATGAGCGg AGTGGATGTTGGCAACCAGCTGACTCTCTGCAAAGCCGGCTGCCAGGCTATTGTCGACACGGGAACGTCCTTGATTGTCGGTCCTGTGGAGGAAATCAGAGCGCTGCACAAAGCCATCGGAGCTCTGCCCCTGCTGATGGGAGAG TACTTGATTGACTGCAAGAGGATCCCATCCCTCCCTGCCATCTCCTTCAACATTGGAGGGAAGACATTTAACCTGACTGGAGAGGATTATGTCATGCAG GagtctcagatgggtagatcaATCTGTCTGTCAGGCTTCATGGCCATGGATATCCCGCCTCCTGCAGGGCCCCTGTGGATCCTGGGAGATGTATTCATCGGGAGGTACTACACTGTGTTCGACAGAAACGCTGATCGTGTGGGGTTCGCCCCCGCCAAGTAG
- the LOC117957755 gene encoding uncharacterized protein LOC117957755, with translation MNSTISSSHDVLELAYEDLDAPKPAVTDGSQSKVEAKPVPTPRSERAQSQCNDNIVDSADTTSNTTNAVNSQLGEYPADYKTPRPVRPPPRPPLRKCMTATKLKKAVNEDYHCISSNSEPTPPAVTPEKTQSPSPPPRPKHRPKMGLKSESYTDESQQSGYYYISSMGESRASAASEEEVNPCRTTATNSTDRPAVPPRFRKSSLPCSTSLYETSLLQATDRPAVPPRLGPSPLPCSASLCETSPLQPPPPSFTPPPPPSKGKTLESVCSEIQDPLYLEILPEDVDKRTIERPTVRYQSGCCSPHQQTPEDKEDIIGLLRWLIRVSKSDSMAPSLYGVSIEEEIRSFNQRAINVRKALRLYNLLMIKRNDSLRTIIGEFRSISNSLDKMKKTAKTMDIAGGTTGAVGGVTAVLGIVFAPVTLGASLIATAVGAGMVVSAGGMGAHSVKVNKKIVNKMTVEKLVYEYKGNVVDLEHCLEFILSGMNELRRHDIARLQRAGAQPDALKTVHLSQSVLNTTNGKKASNAHTGGMSSERLLQDFVKEMDQYFTEKDDQKLKKSNRSRFSGRVQLLAKNLEDDLDHLNRMWEMFS, from the exons ATGAATTCCACCATAAGCAGCTCCCATGATGTCCTGGAACTGGCCTACGAAGACCTGGATGCGCCAAAG cCTGCTGTCACAGATGGAAGCCAGTCAAAGGTTGAAGCCAAGCCTGTACCTACTCCCAGGTCTGAACGAGCCCAGTCCCAGTGTAACGATAACATTGTTGATTCTGCAGACACAACTAGCAACACAACCAATGCAGTG AATTCCCAACTTGGTGAATATCCTGCAGACTATAAGACACCTCGCCCTGTTCGCCCTCCGCCCAGACCACCACTGAGAAAATGTATGACCGCCACCAAACTCAAAAAAGCAGTCAACGAAGACTATCACTGTATAAGTTCAAACTCTGAGCCaact CCTCCAGCTGTTACTCCTGAGAAAACCCAATCTCCTTCTCCGCCACCTCGCCCTAAACACCGCCCTAAAATGGGACTAAAATCTGAG AGCTACACTGATGAGAGTCAGCAGTCTGGATACTACTACATCAGCTCTATGGGAGAATCTCGTGCATCAGCTGCTTCTGAAGAAGAGGTGAACCCCTGCAGGACAACG GCCACAAACAGCACTGACAGACCTGCGGTCCCGCCTCGATTCAGAAAGTCCTCCCTTCCCTGCTCTACCTCGTTGTATGAAACCTCGCTTTTACAG GCCACTGACAGACCTGCAGTCCCGCCTCGACTCGGTCCGTCCCCCCTCCCCTGCTCTGCCTCGTTGTGTGAAACCTCGCCTTTGCAG CCTCCACCGCCGTCATTCACCCCGCCACCCCCACCttcaaaagggaaaacattGGAGTCAGTGTGCAGTGAGATACAGGATCCTCTCTACCTGGAAATACTGCCAGAGGATGTAGATAAGAGG ACAATTGAGAGGCCAACAGTACGCTACCAGAGTGGCTGCTGCTCCCCTCATCAACAGACCCCCGAGGATAAAGAG GACATCATTGGGTTGTTGAGATGGTTGATACGAGTGTCAA AATCTGATTCCATGGCTCCGTCATTGTATGGCGTCAGTATAGAGGAGGAAATAAG ATCATTTAATCAGAGGGCGATAAATGTGAGAAAGGCTCTGCGTCTCTACAACCTTCTCATGATTAAGCGCAATGACAGCCTGCGGACCATCATCGGTGAGTTCCGCTCCATCTCCAACAGCCTGGACAAGATGAAGAAGACAGCCAAAACCATGGACATTGCTGGAGGCACCACAGGTGCTGTTGGAGGGGTGACCGCAGTCTTGGGTATCGTCTTTGCTCCTGTCACACTGGGTGCCTCACTTATTGCTACAGCTGTTGGTGCTGGTATGGTGGTGTCCGCTGGAGGTATGGGCGCCCACTCAGTTAAAGTCAACAAGAAGATTGTGAACAAGATGACAGTTGAGAAACTAGTATATGAATATAAGGGAAATGTTGTAGACCTGGAACATTGTCTGGAGTTTATCCTCTCTGGGATGAATGAGCTGCGAAGGCACGACATTGCCAGGTTACAGAGGGCAGGAGCCCAGCCTGATGCACTGAAGACGGTACATCTGTCACAGTCAGTGTTAAACACGACCAACGGTAAGAAGGCATCTAATGCACACACAGGTGGGATGTCCTCCGAAAGGTTGCTTCAGGACTTTGTCAAGGAAATGGATCAGTATTTTACAGAAAAGGATGACCAGAAGCTGAAGAAGTCAAACAGGAGCAGGTTTTCTGGTAGAGTTCAACTGCTGGCAAAAAATCTAGAAGATGATCTAGATCATCTGAATCGTATGTGGGAAATGTTTAGTTGA